A single genomic interval of Malania oleifera isolate guangnan ecotype guangnan chromosome 13, ASM2987363v1, whole genome shotgun sequence harbors:
- the LOC131145597 gene encoding U-box domain-containing protein 38-like: protein MGGNGKHRWKISIHRSSSSPAKHKAREPPKEFVCPIFGSVMADPVVVSSGQTFERTCVQVCRDLGFSPVLADESRPDFSTVIPNLALKSTVIRWCDSSGAEHPRIPDYCSVEKMVRKMIAAEKAIAEENEKIRGSEVELLNAVSDKPPVTFSHAATELNHRTNHFDSSSEESVIAASPATPLPLATRPSCYSSSSSSSEIVADDTLNITINPDSSEEEKVVVKMWSHEVYEQEEGVISLRETTRTNEEARVSMCTPRLLLALKSLLASRYSAVQTNAVASLVNLSLAKANKVKIVRSGIVPPLIDLLKGGFSESQEHAAGALFSLALEDDNKMAIGVLGALQPLIHALRSASERARHDSALALYHLSLVQSNRVKLVKLGAVPTLLAMARSGTMAGRVMLTLCNLAACGEGRSAMLDANAVGCLVGMLRGGGGGSESEATRENSVAALYSLSHGSMRFKGLAKEARAVEVLREVEERGSERAREKAKRMLQMMRGRDEGEEERAIEGGFSTAGASRTRSRLGIVGGANSTEF from the coding sequence ATGGGTGGCAATGGCAAGCACCGATGGAAGATTTCCATACACCGGTCCTCGTCGTCGCCGGCGAAGCATAAAGCCAGGGAACCTCCGAAGGAGTTCGTTTGCCCCATTTTTGGGTCGGTGATGGCGGACCCAGTTGTGGTCTCGTCGGGCCAAACATTCGAGCGCACCTGCGTTCAGGTATGCCGGGATTTGGGGTTTTCGCCGGTGCTCGCCGATGAGTCCAGACCTGATTTCTCGACGGTGATTCCGAATTTGGCCCTCAAGTCGACGGTTATCCGGTGGTGCGATTCGTCAGGGGCGGAGCATCCGAGAATTCCGGACTATTGCTCCGTTGAGAAGATGGTTCGTAAGATGATAGCGGCGGAGAAAGCCATCGCTGAGGAGAATGAGAAAATTAGGGGTTCGGAGGTGGAATTGTTGAACGCAGTGTCGGATAAGCCTCCAGTGACGTTCTCGCACGCGGCGACGGAGTTGAATCATCGGACGAACCACTTCGACTCGAGCTCCGAGGAATCGGTCATCGCAGCGAGTCCGGCGACTCCTCTGCCGCTCGCGACGCGGCCGTCTTGCTATTCttcgtcgtcgtcgtcgtcggAGATCGTCGCGGACGATACCCTAAACATCACTATAAACCCCGACTCGTCCGAAGAGGAAAAGGTCGTGGTGAAGATGTGGAGCCACGAAGTGTACGAACAAGAAGAAGGCGTGATTTCACTGAGGGAGACCACGAGAACAAACGAAGAAGCTAGGGTTTCGATGTGCACTCCCCGGCTGCTCTTAGCCCTCAAATCGTTGCTCGCCTCGAGGTATTCCGCTGTGCAGACAAACGCGGTGGCATCGCTGGTGAATCTCTCGCTGGCGAAGGCAAACAAGGTGAAGATCGTACGGTCAGGAATCGTTCCGCCGTTGATAGATCTGCTGAAGGGAGGGTTCAGCGAGTCGCAGGAGCACGCGGCGGGCGCGCTCTTCAGCTTAGCCCTGGAAGACGACAACAAGATGGCAATCGGCGTTCTCGGCGCGCTGCAGCCACTCATCCACGCGCTCCGATCGGCGAGCGAGCGGGCACGGCACGACTCGGCGCTGGCTCTGTACCACCTCTCGCTGGTTCAGAGCAACCGAGTGAAGCTGGTGAAACTGGGCGCGGTCCCGACGCTGCTGGCGATGGCGAGATCGGGGACCATGGCGGGGCGCGTGATGCTGACGCTGTGCAACCTTGCGGCGTGCGGGGAGGGGAGGTCGGCGATGCTGGACGCGAACGCGGTGGGATGCCTGGTGGGGATGCTGAGGGGGGGCGGCGGGGGGTCGGAGTCGGAGGCGACGCGGGAGAACAGCGTAGCAGCGTTGTACTCGCTGAGTCACGGGAGCATGAGGTTCAAGGGGCTGGCGAAGGAGGCGAGGGCGGTGGAGGTGCTGAGGGAGGTGGAGGAGAGAGGGAGCGAGAGAGCGAGGGAAAAGGCGAAGAGGATGTTGCAGATGATGAGGGGGAGAGACGAGGGGGAGGAGGAAAGGGCCATAGAGGGGGGGTTTTCGACGGCCGGCGCGAGTCGGACTCGGTCTCGACTCGGTATTGTGGGCGGTGCCAACTCAACTGAgttctga